agtagagtgggagtacctctgggaggtgttgcacaggtttgggttcgggggagggtttattagctgggttaggcttCTCTACAGCGCCCCGGtgacaagtgtggtgacgaaccggcggaggtcggagtactttcggctgtaccgaggaacgaggcaggggtgccctctgtccccccgttgtttgcattggcgatcgaacccttggccatatcactgagggagtccaataaatggaagggggtggtccgcgggggagaagagcatcgggtgtcgctatatgcggacgacctgctgctgtacgtggcggacccaatggaggggatggtggaggtcatgcagactttgagggagtttagggagttctcgggctataagctcaatgtagggaagagccagctttttgtattacaggcaggggaccaagaaagagggataggggacctaccgctgaggagggcggaggggagctttcggtatctagggatgcagatagccaggagctggggggcccgacacaaactgaatctgacgtggttggtggaccaaatggaggtggacttgaaaagatgggacatgttgccgctctcgttggcgggtagagtgcagtcggtcaaaatggtggtccttccgaggtttttgtttgtgttccagtgcctcaccatcttgattaccaagggctttttcaagagagtaggtaggagtattatggggtttgtgtgggcgaacaagaccctgagggtaaggagagggttcctggagcgcagtagggaccgaggagggctggcgctgccaaacctagggagctactactgggcagcaaacgtggcgatgatccgcaagtgggttatggagggagagggggcggcatggaagaggatggagatggcgtcctgcaaaggaacgagcttgggggcgctggtgacggcactgctgccgctccagCCATcgaagtacaccacgagtccggtggtggcggcaacgttaaggatctggggccagtggagacggcataggggtgcaatgggagcctcggtgtggtccccgattaggagtaaccaccggtttgtcccggggaagatggacggggggttccagggctggcaccgggcggggattagaagaatgggggacctgttcatcgacgggacatttgcgagcctaggggcactggaggagaagtttgagctacccccgggaaatgcattccgatatatgcaggtgagggcttttgtgaggcgacaggtcagggaattctcgctgctcccggcacaagaagttcaagacagggtgatttcgggtgtatgggtcggggagggcaaggtttcggcaatacaccaagagatgaaagaagagggggaagcgctagcagaagagttgaagggtaaatgggaggaggagctgggggaggagatcgaggaaggtttgtgggcggacgccctgggtagggttaattcgtcctcctcatgtgccaggcttagcctgatacaatttaaggtgtttcgcagagcgcacctgacgggggtgaggttgagtaggttctttggggtagaggacagatgcgtaagatgttcagggagcccggcgaaccatgtccacatgttctggacatgtccggcactggaggggttctggagaggagtggcgggagcaatatctcaggtggtgaaagtccgggtcaagccaagctgggggctagcaatatttagagtagtggaggccggcattctggtctttgcgtccctggtagcccggcgaaggatcttgctcatgtggaaggaggcaaagccccctagcgtggaggcctagacaaatgacatggctgggttcataaagttggagaggattaagtttgccttaagggggtctgcgcaggggttctacaggtggtgacaaccgttcctagactatctcgcggagtgttagaggaaggccggtcagcagcagcagcaaccctggcggggggggggggggaacgagagactgcttGAGAGGAcggatgagcgggagataacatggaggatgggggaaactggcacgaatgggcaagagccagtgtataaagctatgtaaatatatcatcttaccatgtatatatcttgctcagggtgattttgtgttattttgttacgggtgggggggggtttattgtttgtaaggggaaaaattgttatgttttgttaaaaaactttaatgaatatattttcaaaaaaataaataaactctcctgtctctgcctggaatggacccacattggccttcgctaatcttttccttttcacattcccgtAGAGGCTTTTCCAGTCATTTTTTATGTTTCTCgtcagtttgctctcatcagtttcttggtcctcctttgctgaattctaatggatctcatggaatctttaacgtttcttgttagccacggttacatcacttttcctgttggaattttgttccttaaaggaatctatatttgttgtatatatgtgtgaaataaaagttgcaaaaaccccagaggaccataggctgctctcacctttgacagagagagagctgactggaggtgatttaacccgagggtcagcacacctcaggcgaggggcctggttgagaaggcggggccttcatgaataaactcagccagtacgggagttgaatcctcactgttggccttgctctgcatcacaaaccagtcgtccagtcaactgagctaacaaaccccctgataaatatgtaataattccttaaatattaggtattatctgtaccaatcagtttcccagacCACCCCAGACAAATTGCCCCTCACACCGTGATAGTTTTcctctgtgaggaacacccagataaattaaacaaaaaaaacatgtaaccaccagggcccatctccatggcaacatggcttgggggggggggggggaggaggttccaaacagaaattgaaactaaatatcttcaaacttccaaaccccCTTTcgctctgtgatccttgtgcaatttgaagccagggattagcaacaaggctcaaagagcatcagcccactggaggcaaagtggtgagaccggtcagtccagcagaaagaaaccctccgaccatccccactgaccacctgtcagaatgaacaaaatgcagtcctgggtgtagagcagaaacaataacagcagaatccaacccctgtaatcaattgtgaaattgttggtgtcacagcagatgcgattaaacatgcaatcccgtctcacattgagaggtggacggtctctccccagtgtgaactcgctggtgtctccgcaggttggatgaatcacggaaccctttcccacactgagagcaggtgaacggcctctccccagtgtgaattcgctggtgtgtccgcaggtaagataactgagcaaatcctttcccacactgagaacagatgaatggcctctccccagtgtgaactcgccggtgtctcCGCAGGGATGATGAATcacggaatctcttcccacactgagagcaggtgaatggcctctccccagtgtgaactcgctggtgtgtctgcagggcggatgactgagtgaatcccttctcacactgagagcaggtgaatggcctctccccattgtgaattcgctggtgtgtctgcaggccggatgactgagtgaatcccttcccacactgagaacaggtgaatggcctctccccagtgtgaattcgctgatgtctctgcagggttgatgaatcacggaatcccttcccacactgagagcaggtgaatggcctctccccagtgtgaactcgctggtgtgtctgcagggcggataactgagtgaatcccttcccacactgagagcaggtgaatggcctctccccattgtgaattcgctggtgtgtctgcaggccggatgactgagtgaatcccttcccacactgagaacaggtgaatggcctcttcccagtgagaattcgctgatgtctctgcagggttgatgaatcacggaatcccttcccacactgagagcaggtgaatggcctctccccagtgtgaactcgc
This portion of the Scyliorhinus torazame isolate Kashiwa2021f chromosome 5, sScyTor2.1, whole genome shotgun sequence genome encodes:
- the LOC140418683 gene encoding uncharacterized protein isoform X1, which translates into the protein MGKPWKCGDCGKAFRAPSELETHRRSHTGERPFTCSQCGKGFSQLSALKTHQRVHTGERPFTCSQCGKGFTQSSGLQTHQRVHTGERPFTCSQCGKGFRDSSTLQRHQRILTGKRPFTCSQCGKGFTQSSGLQTHQRIHNGERPFTCSQCGKGFTQLSALQTHQRVHTGERPFTCSQCGKGFRDSSTLQRHQRIHTGERPFTCSQCGKGFTQSSGLQTHQRIHNGERPFTCSQCEKGFTQSSALQTHQRVHTGERPFTCSQCGKRFRDSSSLRRHRRVHTGERPFICSQCGKGFAQLSYLRTHQRIHTGERPFTCSQCGKGFRDSSNLRRHQRVHTGERPSTSQCETGLHV